In one Methanothrix sp. genomic region, the following are encoded:
- a CDS encoding HVO_0476 family zinc finger protein: MEGDITCPVCDYATEHTVLHAGRDLVVRCEACGTVHSVTSHHVRMTPLKVIVSSGSESRVYRVSVPHNDMLSVGSEIVVDDGRSDVVVAEVTAIEADRRVSHATAKDVRCVWARAVDDVVVKISVYRAGRTRSFRIMTKGDEVFSVGDVREVEGVRYRIVKIKGRDGGFPGSSEARDIVRVWGRQL; encoded by the coding sequence ATGGAAGGTGACATAACATGCCCTGTCTGCGACTACGCCACTGAGCACACTGTTTTACATGCGGGCAGGGATCTTGTGGTGAGGTGCGAGGCATGCGGCACTGTGCATTCGGTCACATCTCATCATGTGAGGATGACTCCTCTGAAGGTTATCGTGAGCTCTGGCTCGGAATCAAGGGTGTACCGTGTAAGTGTTCCTCACAACGATATGCTCTCGGTTGGCTCCGAGATAGTGGTCGATGATGGGCGGAGCGATGTTGTCGTTGCAGAGGTTACTGCGATAGAGGCAGACAGGAGGGTGAGCCACGCCACTGCAAAGGACGTTAGGTGCGTATGGGCAAGGGCTGTGGATGATGTTGTGGTCAAGATCTCTGTGTATAGAGCAGGCAGGACGAGATCGTTCAGGATAATGACCAAGGGAGACGAGGTTTTCTCAGTCGGTGATGTCAGAGAGGTCGAGGGTGTCAGGTACAGGATAGTGAAGATCAAGGGACGTGACGGAGGGTTTCCGGGGAGCTCCGAGGCCAGAGATATCGTTAGAGTATGGGGGCGGCAGCTTTGA
- a CDS encoding Mut7-C RNAse domain-containing protein has protein sequence MDHMLMRLGRWLRLAGHDVENPRSMSDGDLVAQAGDRRTLLTRDRSLAELCERSGVRCILIRSPHIDDQLREVQERGINLSLNPERCTICNGELIDIENDRWMCSECGKIYWQGSHWRGIEARLRSLGS, from the coding sequence GTGGACCACATGCTGATGCGCCTGGGAAGATGGCTCAGGCTTGCGGGGCACGATGTGGAGAATCCCAGGTCGATGAGCGATGGGGATCTCGTCGCGCAGGCAGGGGATAGGAGAACGCTGCTCACGCGTGACAGGTCTCTGGCAGAGCTCTGCGAGCGGTCTGGGGTCAGATGCATTCTCATCAGATCCCCTCATATCGACGACCAGCTGAGAGAGGTGCAGGAGAGGGGCATAAACCTCAGCCTCAATCCGGAGAGGTGCACCATCTGCAACGGCGAGCTTATCGATATCGAAAACGATAGATGGATGTGCTCCGAGTGTGGAAAGATATACTGGCAGGGGTCGCACTGGCGGGGGATCGAGGCTAGGCTCAGATCTCTGGGCTCCTAG
- a CDS encoding carboxypeptidase-like regulatory domain-containing protein has product MDHVKHIVLLAILLNLIACPCQAFGAAGTRQPDWLTPWSTPQQTVTTVEPDYLNPFAVERPEWDPYAPFDSKQMVIERIDPIAEGLSIKDELRLPNVLYVQEGGMLTTRATVILGDPIILWVRISVPGNLLLYDNGRMVYSTGLMMPGWYRITGAHADLLVSHLYVMRVGGLLTNNASVLVDPGRYPTTYSLVGRVVDQNGAGVPWARVIISGGEGGSFTINTDMLGYYGMNLPSGYYVITAASPGYIFSQVSAKVWLGTVSAAPTIVGIPTGQPVPVSYSPLSAPSAQTNTGIAAGTAAIPGYPSQG; this is encoded by the coding sequence ATGGATCATGTAAAGCACATCGTTCTGCTCGCGATTCTGCTCAATCTAATCGCATGCCCGTGCCAGGCTTTCGGGGCTGCTGGAACGAGGCAGCCTGACTGGCTGACGCCATGGAGCACGCCGCAGCAGACCGTCACAACTGTTGAGCCCGATTACCTGAACCCGTTCGCTGTGGAGCGACCCGAGTGGGACCCGTATGCACCATTCGATTCAAAGCAGATGGTTATCGAGAGGATCGATCCCATTGCAGAGGGGCTGAGCATAAAGGACGAGCTGAGGCTGCCGAACGTTCTTTATGTTCAGGAGGGCGGCATGCTCACAACCCGCGCAACTGTGATCCTCGGAGACCCTATCATACTGTGGGTGCGCATATCAGTTCCAGGCAATCTGCTACTGTATGATAACGGCAGGATGGTCTACTCGACAGGTCTCATGATGCCAGGCTGGTACAGGATAACAGGAGCGCATGCAGATCTTCTCGTGTCCCATCTCTACGTCATGAGGGTGGGCGGGCTTCTCACGAACAACGCATCGGTCCTCGTCGATCCGGGGAGATATCCGACGACCTACAGCCTGGTCGGGCGTGTGGTTGACCAGAACGGCGCCGGCGTACCCTGGGCGAGGGTAATAATCTCCGGTGGTGAGGGCGGGAGCTTCACCATAAACACTGACATGCTCGGCTACTACGGCATGAATCTGCCATCAGGGTATTACGTGATAACAGCAGCTTCCCCAGGATACATATTCAGCCAGGTATCAGCCAAGGTCTGGCTCGGCACGGTATCTGCAGCGCCGACGATCGTGGGGATCCCAACAGGGCAACCGGTTCCCGTCTCGTACTCGCCTCTCTCCGCGCCATCAGCACAGACGAACACCGGGATCGCAGCAGGCACAGCAGCGATCCCCGGATACCCGAGCCAGGGATAG
- the nifS gene encoding cysteine desulfurase NifS yields the protein MRRIYMDHSATTPVAPEVLEAMLPYFRERYGNASSLHEFGREARDAVEGARERLASLIGASPEEIYFTSGGTESDNLALKGVALSGRGRHIITTSIEHPAVLEVCRSLERMGFEVTYIPVDDKGIVDPAEIERAIRDDTVLISVMHANNEIGTIQPVESIAEIASERDILLHTDAVQTVGKIPVNVDRLGVDLLSVSAHKFYGPKGVGALYVRKGTRIESIIQGGGHERGLRSGTENVPGIVGMGRAAELASEMMEREAERLTALRDRLKRFVLSNIDDSWLNGHPTKRLPINLNFGFGRVEGESLLLYLDSKGIAVSTGSACSSKKLEPSHVLRAIGLDPVRCHGSLRITLGRDNTREDVDYAGECIREAVERFRSISALR from the coding sequence ATGAGGCGCATATACATGGACCACTCGGCCACGACCCCGGTCGCACCTGAGGTCCTGGAGGCGATGCTGCCCTACTTCAGAGAGAGGTATGGGAATGCATCGAGCCTCCACGAGTTCGGCCGGGAGGCGCGCGATGCTGTTGAGGGCGCAAGGGAGAGGCTCGCATCGCTTATCGGCGCGAGCCCTGAGGAGATATACTTCACGAGCGGCGGCACAGAGTCGGACAACCTTGCGCTCAAGGGCGTCGCGCTCAGTGGCAGGGGAAGGCACATCATCACGACATCGATAGAGCATCCGGCTGTTCTTGAGGTATGCAGGTCGCTGGAGCGGATGGGCTTTGAAGTCACGTACATACCGGTGGACGATAAGGGCATAGTCGATCCCGCAGAGATCGAGAGGGCGATACGTGATGATACCGTGCTCATATCTGTCATGCATGCGAACAACGAGATAGGCACGATACAGCCTGTGGAGAGCATAGCGGAGATCGCTTCAGAGAGAGACATACTCCTGCACACGGATGCCGTCCAGACTGTGGGCAAGATACCCGTGAATGTCGACCGGCTCGGTGTGGATCTTCTCTCAGTATCCGCGCACAAGTTCTACGGACCGAAGGGCGTTGGGGCGCTGTATGTCAGAAAGGGCACAAGGATCGAGAGCATAATCCAGGGCGGGGGGCACGAGAGGGGGCTCAGGTCTGGCACCGAGAACGTCCCGGGGATCGTGGGAATGGGCAGAGCTGCGGAGCTCGCATCTGAGATGATGGAGAGAGAGGCGGAGCGGCTTACAGCGCTGCGCGATAGGCTCAAGAGGTTCGTGCTATCGAACATCGATGACTCCTGGCTCAACGGCCATCCAACAAAGAGGCTCCCGATCAACCTCAACTTCGGCTTCGGCAGGGTGGAGGGTGAGTCGCTGCTTCTCTACCTCGACTCAAAGGGCATAGCAGTCTCCACAGGATCAGCGTGCTCCTCGAAGAAGCTGGAGCCGAGCCATGTGCTCAGGGCCATAGGCCTGGATCCGGTCAGATGCCACGGCTCTCTCAGGATAACGCTGGGAAGGGACAACACGCGTGAGGATGTCGATTACGCTGGCGAGTGCATCCGCGAGGCGGTTGAGCGGTTCCGCAGCATATCTGCGCTGAGGTAG
- a CDS encoding transglutaminase-like domain-containing protein produces the protein MDLPASRAAGTFDERAWKVWKYVAENVEYVSDKKAFGMPDFWLFPVETLTLRRGDCEDSSFLLATLMIASGISEHCVRVVIGKVIAGSTTYGHCWVVYQNESGTWCLLESTLNSIPQRLPPADPFTEPESRDRYEPQLCFNRNHLWSIAPGEMRLSEYINSREISGGYRPRSPEI, from the coding sequence ATGGATCTTCCAGCTTCCAGGGCGGCAGGGACTTTCGATGAGAGGGCCTGGAAGGTCTGGAAGTATGTTGCTGAGAATGTCGAGTACGTCTCAGATAAAAAGGCATTTGGCATGCCCGACTTCTGGCTCTTTCCAGTGGAGACGCTGACGCTACGCAGGGGAGACTGCGAGGATTCGTCGTTCCTGCTTGCCACACTGATGATCGCCAGCGGGATAAGCGAGCACTGCGTCAGGGTTGTGATTGGAAAGGTGATCGCAGGAAGCACAACATACGGGCACTGCTGGGTGGTTTATCAGAACGAGAGCGGAACCTGGTGCCTGCTTGAGAGCACCCTGAACTCGATCCCGCAGAGGCTGCCTCCAGCGGATCCGTTCACAGAGCCGGAGAGCAGGGACAGGTATGAGCCACAGCTCTGCTTCAACCGCAATCACCTCTGGTCGATAGCGCCCGGCGAGATGCGCCTCTCGGAGTACATCAACTCCAGGGAGATCTCCGGCGGCTACCGTCCTAGGAGCCCAGAGATCTGA
- a CDS encoding dihydromethanopterin reductase (acceptor) produces the protein MRRVAWGITGGGQHLAESVEAMRKVAALHSVCTFVSRAGEEVLRMYGLLDRLHEISRGSYLEEVFLESESGSSFPMTGRLMLGRFDMLLIAPATSNTVAKIACGIADTIVTNAAALAEKAEVPVLVLPTDVREAVTRAPYAVNRELCEACEICPPQKACPRGAISGDEIRSIDLMLCDGCGTCLPLCSTGAIDAVRMNVRRRSIDIRNIEILRERGYVILESPEEIPVAVERVKINRGMQRTE, from the coding sequence ATGAGAAGGGTTGCATGGGGAATAACCGGTGGCGGCCAGCACCTGGCTGAGAGCGTGGAGGCGATGCGCAAGGTCGCAGCCCTGCATAGTGTATGCACATTTGTCTCGAGAGCTGGCGAGGAGGTCCTGCGCATGTACGGGCTGCTCGATAGACTCCACGAGATATCCAGAGGCAGCTACCTGGAGGAGGTCTTTCTGGAGAGCGAGTCCGGAAGCAGCTTTCCGATGACTGGAAGGCTCATGCTTGGAAGGTTTGACATGCTGCTGATCGCGCCTGCGACATCGAATACAGTGGCGAAGATCGCATGCGGGATCGCGGACACGATCGTCACAAACGCGGCTGCGCTGGCTGAGAAGGCGGAGGTGCCGGTGCTCGTGCTGCCTACTGATGTGAGGGAAGCGGTGACGAGAGCGCCGTATGCTGTGAACAGGGAGCTGTGCGAGGCATGCGAGATCTGTCCTCCGCAGAAAGCCTGCCCGCGGGGTGCCATCTCAGGAGATGAGATTCGCTCCATAGACCTGATGCTGTGCGATGGCTGTGGTACGTGTCTGCCTCTATGCAGCACCGGCGCAATAGATGCTGTGAGGATGAACGTCAGACGGAGAAGCATAGATATCAGGAACATCGAGATCCTCAGGGAGAGGGGCTACGTAATCCTTGAGTCGCCTGAGGAGATACCAGTGGCTGTTGAACGCGTGAAGATCAACAGGGGGATGCAGAGAACTGAATGA
- a CDS encoding protein-L-isoaspartate O-methyltransferase — protein MGAAALRKERLIESLRNYVSDRVVEAMSRVPRELFVPEELRPMAYEDRPLPIGYGQTISAPHMVAIMCDLLDLHEGMKVLEVGGGCGYHAAVMAELVGPSGHVYSVERIPELVEVARRNLERAGYRNVSMILGDGTLGYSEQAPYDRISVAASAPDIPEPLKEQLRPGGRMVIPVGSYSQDLLVVTKNQEIRVERAMGVIFVPLIGEYGFKDAFW, from the coding sequence ATGGGGGCGGCAGCTTTGAGGAAGGAGAGGCTCATCGAGAGCCTCAGGAACTACGTGAGCGACAGGGTTGTGGAGGCGATGTCGAGGGTGCCCAGAGAGCTCTTCGTTCCTGAGGAGCTCAGGCCCATGGCATATGAGGACCGCCCTCTCCCCATAGGCTACGGCCAGACGATATCTGCGCCGCATATGGTGGCGATAATGTGCGACCTCCTCGATCTGCATGAGGGCATGAAGGTACTCGAGGTCGGAGGCGGCTGCGGGTACCATGCAGCTGTCATGGCGGAGCTGGTCGGCCCCTCAGGCCATGTCTACTCGGTGGAGCGCATTCCAGAGCTGGTAGAGGTGGCGCGGCGGAATCTTGAGAGAGCAGGATACAGAAATGTTAGCATGATCCTCGGAGATGGGACCCTGGGCTACAGCGAGCAGGCACCCTACGACAGGATAAGCGTCGCAGCATCCGCGCCGGATATACCCGAGCCGCTGAAGGAGCAGCTCAGGCCAGGCGGCAGAATGGTCATCCCTGTCGGCTCGTACTCACAGGACCTTCTGGTCGTTACAAAGAATCAGGAGATCAGGGTCGAGCGGGCGATGGGCGTCATATTCGTTCCGCTCATAGGGGAGTACGGCTTCAAGGATGCATTCTGGTAA